CTGAACGTGAGCCTCCGGGAGTGGACTGCGCGCTACGGCCCAGCGCTCAGCGCGCCCCGCTGCGACGCCTTGGATGGCGACGCCGTGCTGCTGCTGCGCTCCCGCGACCTCTTCAACCTCTCGGCGCCACTGGCGCGGCCGCTGACCACCAGCCTCTTCTTACAGACCGCCCTGCGCGGCTGGGCAGTGCAGCTGCTGGACCTGACTTTCGCCGCGGCGCGCCAGCCCCCGCTGGCCACCGCCCACGCGCGCTGGAAGGCGGAACGCGAGGGGCGCTCTCGGAGGGCGGCGCTGCTGCGCGCGCTGGGTATCCGCCTGGTGAGCTGGGAGGGCGGGCGGCTCGAGTGGTTCGGCTGCAGCAAGGAGAGCGCGCGCTGTTTCGGCACCGTTGCGGGCGACACCCCCGCCTACCTGTACGAGGGCCGCTGGACGCCGCCCTGCTGTTTGCGCGCGCTGCGCGAGACTGCGCGCTACGTGGTGGGCGTGCTGGAGGCGGCGGGCGTGCGCTACTGGCTGGAGGGCGGCTCGCTGCTGGGTGCAGCCCGCCATGGCGACATCATCCCCTGGGACTACGACGTAGACCTGGGCATCTACCTGGAGGACGTGGGCAACTGCGAGCAGTTGCGCGGCGCCGAGGCCGGCTCGGTAGTGGATGAGCGCGGCTTCGTGTGGGAGAAGGCGGTGGAGGGTGACTTTTTCCGAGTGCAGTACAGCGAGAGCAACCACCTGCACGTGGACCTGTGGCCCTTCTACCCCCGCAATGGGGTCATGACCAAGGACACGTGGCTGGACCACCGGCAGGATGTGGAGTTCCCGGAGCACTTTCTGCAGCCGCTGGTCCCCCTGCCCTTTGCCGGCTTCGTGGCACAGGCCCCTAACAACTACCGCCGCTTCCTGGAGCTCAAATTCGGGCCTGGGGTCATCGAGAACCCGGAGTACCCCAACCCTGCACTCCTAAGCCTGACAGGCGGCTGAAGCCCCGTTGCCCGCATTTGGGACAGGGTGGAGGTAACAGCGGGGTACGGGAATCTGTTCTTTGCCTTTGGGGTTCTGTGTGGGGTTTTGAGTGGGCAGTGGGGGTGTACACCGGAGAAAAAAGGGTGAACTGGCTAAGGAAGACTGGCGGGAGCCCTCAGGACAGCCCTGGCTTTGGCAGGAAGCAGAACCCAGCCGAAGGCTGGTGCAACACGTAGATTCTGAAGCCGTGAGATGGGACTGTGTGTGGAGACCTCCTAGCCCATCCTCGTAATGGAGGAAAGTGGTGGCCTTCGATGTCAAAGCCCAGGGATTTGAGTCCATCCTTCATCGTCTCCGCCCTATATTCCAGGAGCTAAGACCCTTGGAAAGTGACTCCGGAGTACAGACCGGCCAGCTTCAGTTTACCACATTCAACTTACGTGGCCCTGGACCAGTCAGTCACTCAGTCTCGCTCTCCACCTCAGTTTCTTTTGAGATACTGAATTGCCTCCATTGGTGTCTCTAATCCTCAGGACCCTTAGCTGTAGTGCTTGCTTCCTCCACCAGAGGGTGCGTTTGTCCCTCCATTTCATCTTTGATGAAGGCGGGCACCTTCTCTTAGCCCTCCTCTCTGGTTTTCTTGGAGTGGCTCTGGGAAGTGGAGACAACACTGGCCACCTCCCCTCCCGTGGCACTGTTCTTGGAGAGCGCCGCGTGAGGTATCTGCTGCTTTTAATCCCGTCGTGCTCCTGGAGGACTAATAAGGCTTTGGTTTGGGATCCTGGTCGACATATTACCTCAATTCCAGTCCTCGACACCTGTTTCCCCAACTGCCAGGAGGGGTAAACCTTAATCATGGCTCAGTTACAGAGAGCTTCCTGAGGCCCAGGCATACACACGACCGGATTTATCCTCCCACCCCTGAATTGACAGCTGCTATTATTATTATCCATTTGTCGGGGAGGAAAAATGAGGCCAAACGACAGTTACTTGCCATAACCAGATAGTTTAGGAAGTGGCCAATAGGGGacttgaattcaggtcatcattTCAAGGCCTACACTTCACTTCCTCTTTAGGTCCTGCTGCAGAAAATAGTACCCAAGTAGGGCCTTTCGGTGGCTATTATGCCACTTAACAGgttaaaatttttttccttatttgatCATGCATATAAATTATGTTCAAACTGCTACTACCAGGCTGTTATTGTTAAATAAGTCTTAAATTATgctactttaaaatttaaaaattcaaaatgaatagagccttttgggttttttggctTCATTCTAGGACTTGTTCTACACACTTCCTGGATGTGACCCCCGCTACCCCCAATTTTACTGGGAGGAACaggagtttgagacagggtctaacttTCTAGCTCAGGATAGCTTcaaacttatgatcctcctgtctctgcctgtggagtactggaattacaagtatgcACCACTCCTTTGTGGTCCAAAggaggatttttgttgttgctcctTGACCCAACGTCTGTCCTTGCGATGGATCCTAGGCTAGCCTGCAATTTGcaatcctgcctcagtctcccaggtgctaggattataggtatgtagtcctgatttttttttttttttttaaagcacaaggctagggatgtagctctcAGGTTTATCCAGCCTGCACAGGCCCTAGTCTTGATCACCTGTACCACAAAATGATAATAACTaacttatttattataaaatattacaaaatatttattataaaataataaaagccaaCTATGAAAGCCGGGCACAGCTGTATGCATTTGTGATCTCAGCTATTTAGGAGGCTAAGGCTAGAGTATCTCCAGCCCAGGATGTCTTGGCCAGCCTTCCACATAGCCAGACTCCATCTCAAGCAAAGTAAAACCCGGGAACGGTGGTTTTTGCCTAcaacctcagcacttgagaggtggaggcaggaggagcagaagttcaaggccatgaACACCTCCATGGAGCAAGCCAGGCTGAGCTACCagtgaccatgtctcaaaaaaacaaactattggGCCCAGtgtagtggcgcacacctttatcaccagcattagggaggctgaagcaggaggatctctgtgagtttgaggccagcctggtctacatagctagctctaggcatccagggctacacagaaatgctgtctcaagaaaaggaagggaggggctctcaatgggtaaaagtgcttgttatatgtgctgtttgttttttgtcagctTAACACAagttagggtcatctgggaaaaggaccctcagttgagaaaatgcctcaatcagattggcctgtaggcaagtctgtggggcatcttcttgattaaGTGATTAATGAGAGATGGCCTAGCCCACCGTGTGGCATCCCTGAGCAAGGTAATCCTGACTTACATGAaaaccaggctgagcaagccacccCTGAGCAAGGTAATCCTGACTTATATAAAAAccaggatgagcaagccagtaacagcacccctccatggcttctgcttcacttCCGGCCTCCTTGTTCCTGCACTGACTTCCCTCAGCGATAGACTGTGACCTGTGGGCTGTAGgaaataagcccttttctccccaagttgcttttggtcatggaatTTATCACAACAATGGGAATCTAACTAGGACACTGTTCAACCATGAGACTTGAGTTCACAGCACCAGCAGCCATGTAACTTTGCACAGGGGCTGAAGTTCTGACTCAGCATCAAATAGACaagtgctcttgcagaagacccaggtccCATTCTTGAAACGCACAAGGTGTCTCAGAACTATCACTAACCTctattccaggagatctgatgtaTTTTCTGGTTCCCAAGGGCACCAGAAaatacaagcaaaacaaaaaccccaaatccaggcagtggtggcacacatctttaatcccagtgctcaggaggcagaggcaggcagatctctgagagtttgaagctagcctggtctgcaaagcgagttccaggacagccagagctacatagagaaaccctgtcttgaaaaaacaaagaataaggcAAAGAAACTCTTGAAGAGTATCCTGGGTCACGAGTGAGCAGACCGTCCCCGCCACGATAATGATaatagggccagcaagatggctcagcagctgaaaaCACTTGCCGCCAAGCCTGTCAACCTCAGTTGGATTTCCAGGTCCCACATGGTGGATGGAGAAGCATGCCTGGCCTTCCCcagtaaattaataaagaatatgtAAGTTTACCACTTTACTGATTCATTACCAGTCAGAAGGGAACTTATTTCTACATTTTAATAACCTGTCCATCGAGATCAGACCAACTAAATGTAGCCTTCCTACTTTGTAGTTGAAAATACTATTGATCTGTTCCCCATGTTGAAG
This is a stretch of genomic DNA from Meriones unguiculatus strain TT.TT164.6M chromosome 1, Bangor_MerUng_6.1, whole genome shotgun sequence. It encodes these proteins:
- the Fkrp gene encoding ribitol 5-phosphate transferase FKRP, with protein sequence MRLSRCWAALAAAIILNLLVFFYVSWLQHQPRNSRARGPRRTPAIGPRVTVLIREFEAFDNAVPELVDSFLQQDPAQPVVVAADTLPYPPLALPRIPNVRLALLQPALDRPASASRPETYVTTEFVALVPDGARAESPGHLERMVEALRGSSARLVAAPVATANPARCLALNVSLREWTARYGPALSAPRCDALDGDAVLLLRSRDLFNLSAPLARPLTTSLFLQTALRGWAVQLLDLTFAAARQPPLATAHARWKAEREGRSRRAALLRALGIRLVSWEGGRLEWFGCSKESARCFGTVAGDTPAYLYEGRWTPPCCLRALRETARYVVGVLEAAGVRYWLEGGSLLGAARHGDIIPWDYDVDLGIYLEDVGNCEQLRGAEAGSVVDERGFVWEKAVEGDFFRVQYSESNHLHVDLWPFYPRNGVMTKDTWLDHRQDVEFPEHFLQPLVPLPFAGFVAQAPNNYRRFLELKFGPGVIENPEYPNPALLSLTGG